In the genome of Fusarium poae strain DAOMC 252244 chromosome 1, whole genome shotgun sequence, the window GATGAAACCTATTGCTTGGACACGAGCCGCTTTTTAGAATTAATATGATAACCATTGAAGTCGAGATAGGTTAATTGATAATAAATAGTAGGTGATAAGATGCCAATACCACTGCCGAGATTGACGGGTTAAGGACCCTGGATTGATGATGCATCGTCGAGGCAACAGCATCTGCCATCAAGAGACACTTCTGCTCAAAAGTACATGcgcaaagaaaaaagaaaagaagaaccgAAAAGTGAGAGTATGAAACTACGTTACACGTCTAGAAGGGGCATACACAGAGTGAATCTACAGTACTTACCAGCCTACGTATACTCTGATCGTACTGACTGATGTGTGAAGAACAGGGGCGTTGTGCTGAAGGCGCTATGCTGTGTAATGTACCAACTATTGTTTACGAGATTCTGTTATCACAAGGTTGAGGGTCCATCTAGCTTTCACGCATACGCAGCCTTGTGTTGCGTAGAAAGGCAACGTGAAGAGGCAGCCATCCATCGATACGTTGGTGTACATCATTAATACAACTATATCCGAGGTATGATTCTTCCATGAGAACGACATTTGCCTTTGCCCACTACTACACAATCACGGCAGAACTAGCATAAATCATTAACTGCTGACCGGACGGCCTGCTGCCCTCGACTTGGGTCTGACAGCCATGGCATTTAGCACGTGCACTTGATGTCGGAGCACAATTAGAAACAACGGCACTGGCGATGGTAGCTGTGTATCATGGAAGCACGCTTTCTACAAGTTCGGTGAAACTTTACAAAACGGAAATAGCAAGATATAACGTTGGAATGGTGCACTTGGAGGCAACCCGGCATGGACATCCGGTTCTGTGCAACTGTCAAATGTGGAACGATTTGGGCCATGAAAGGTGGTTGTTGTCATGCGTTGTGTGGTTGTGTGGCTTTAAAAGACATTTCTGATTCATCATTAGACGCCAACCATGGCTCAAAACTTCTCCATACGATTCAAATCACAATCCGGCTTTCAGGGACGTTGTGTACTGCCGTAATAGAGGCCCTGGACCTGGCATTTCATCGATGATTCGCTTGTACCCTATTCACGACCTGTTCCGAACACCGGTCCCAATCCCAACCGCCAGAAAGTGATCCATCACTGAAGCTCCCCTCCCAGTGGAATGCTCTGGGCGGGATCGATTTCCGATAACCGTTGCATGAAAGggaaataaagttatatcaTCAAAACGAGTAGCTCAGGTGTGAAGAGCCTTTTTCGGGGTTGGGATTTGACGTCTTTTTGAATTGAATGCCTCAAAGCAAGGCAGTATGTTTTATCCTTGCCTCGACCAATGCAGCCAAATGAGAACCGCCCCTCACTACCAACTCCAGCCCGAAGCCCTTTTTTTATATCGACGAAGGGTACAACATGACGCGAACGGAAGCACCGAAAGACTTGGTGGGGAGAGGAGAGGTGAACTTGGCGCGGACGACGCCAGAGTTTCCTGAGGAGACGGGTTAGCTTGTGCCTTCTTTCACCGCGAATCGAGTCGAGTGTAATTTACCGTGAGGACGGGTGACCTTGCCCCAGATGACACGGATCTTGGTACCGCGGATCTCCTTCTGGCCACGGTAGACGAAAGCGACCTTCTTGCCGAGGTAGAAGCTATCATGCATTGTCAATATCCAGACTGACTAAAAAAATCCTTATTCGCAGTGTAGACTAGACGTACTTGGCGGCGTTGGTGTCGTCAACACCCTCGATCTTGATCAGGCTGGTAGCAGGGCGGGTGGTGTGACGAGAGCGCTGGTAGCTCAGGTGACGTCCCCTAAaccatcatcgtcagtcCAAAATTCTATCGCATCGTTGTTGTCGTGCTGTGGCTTGGCTTCGCGGAAATTCGATATCGGGAAAAATGGGATGGGAGTGTGCGCTTGTCGAAGCAAGCGCTTATTTTTGATATCGAGTGCGTGCCAGGCTTGCTGGATATGGAATCATTACTCACTTGACGTATACTATTGGCAAAGTTAGCAACAGGTTCAACCAGATTTCAAATTTCCAAATTCGCAGACCGTCCGTCTCGTCTTGTCTTTGGCGGATAGGAAAAACTCACGTCGGTGACCGGCTTCTGAAGGCATCTTGACTGTGGTATGACTTCCGTCCTCTCAAACGACCTGCAAGTTAGTAGTGGGAGCTGAGGAATTGTCTTAACAAAAAGACCGTTCCGTGGGTGCGCGTCGTTTGGTGAGGTCTGAGTGGAGTGGAGGCCCCGGATGGTGCGCCGATTTAAAATTTGAGCCCTAAAATCATGTGTTAGGGTTGAGCGCCACATATTCAGCCTCATTCAGCCTCAGTTCCCCCGCGCTGTTTATCGCTGTTATTCTCATGAGTCAGGTTTGAAGAATCCGGAATTGTTGGTTATCAGTCCAAAACTTGAACTCATTATGGGCTGGCATATTAGGGGCAGTCCTATTCTGATATTccggtttgggtgtaatacGTTTGGTGAACTaataaaattctttataGCCATGGCCACTCCTGTCTTCAATTTGTGTGATAGAAGATTGACAATGACTTCTCAATAAAACTGTTCGACATTTTGAGCACCTAGGTACGCATATCATGTCTGGATGAAAGAACTGCCGTATACGGATACCAAAAAAATTCCCTCAAAAGTAGTTGAACAATTCTTGATTAATGACCTTAGTTTCAACAATTACATGCAGTACCTCAGCAGGTCTTTTACCTTTTTGGCCCATAGCTTCTGGGTGAAGTATCAGATCCAAAGCCGACACCGGGGAGGGGTTGGTGCGGATATCATGATGGACCCTGGTGTAGAGGCAGTTCGGAATTTGGTGTCCGAGCAAGGTGCTCAGAACACAAAAGCTTGAGCACATTAACATCTTGAAAGCGGTTTTGGAAATCGTGAAAAATCACGAAATCCCAATGAAAAGCAAAAGGAAAAAGTTCACTGTGAACTATTGTTTGGACAGAACATCTGTACGTTCCCATTTcaaggatacgcctcatgtTTTCAACATTTGGGGTTAGTGATACTGGATGACAAATTGAGGTCCTGAACTGTATCGCTGATCACAGAACAATTGGGCGCCGATTAGATTTGCAGACATGAATGCGAGGTGATCGGATTGGTCTTAGCGGACTTCGACAACTAGATGGTAGAGTCCTCGGCAGA includes:
- the RPL35B gene encoding 60S ribosomal protein L35B (BUSCO:56724at5125) codes for the protein MPSEAGHRLYVKGRHLSYQRSRHTTRPATSLIKIEGVDDTNAANFYLGKKVAFVYRGQKEIRGTKIRVIWGKVTRPHGNSGVVRAKFTSPLPTKSFGASVRVMLYPSSI